GTGTGGCTCGTGGTCTCGGGAGCAGCCTTGCTGGGGCTGGTCGGTTATTGGAGCACCCTGACGGGCAAGGGAGCGGACAGGGTAGTGCCAGCCACCCAGCAGGAGAGCATGCCGGGCCTTTCGACGCCGACTCCCCTGCCGGCGCTGGTCACCAAGGAAGCTGTCCGCCAGCGGCTGCCGACGCTGCAGCTGCCCTTCATCGCCAATCAGGGTCAGGCGGCTGAGGAGGTCAAGTTCTACACACCGACCGCTGCCGGCACCCTCTTCGTGACCACGGCGGGGGAGCTGGTGTACGCGCTCCCGAAGCGACAGGGGGAGAAGCGAGGCCATGCGGTGGCGCTCACCGAGAAGCTGGTCGGAGGAACGGTGAGGGAGGTAACGGGCGAGGGCAAGACCCGGACCAAGGTGAACATCTTTTGGGGCAACGAGCCGGCCAAGTGGCAGCGCCACCTGCCCACCTACGACATGGTGAGTCTCGGCGAGGTGTATGCCGGGGTGGAGGTCAAGCTGCGCGCCTCGGGGAACACCGTGGAGAAGCTGTTCTATGTCAACCCTGGCGCGGACCCAGGGCAGATTCGGGTCAAGCTGGTGGGGGGGCAAGCGGTCGCGGTGACGGCGCAGGGGGAGTTGGAGGTGAGGACCGCGCCGGGCGCGATGCGATTCAGTAAGCCCGTGGCCTATCAAGAAGTGGCCGGGGGGCGGGAGTGGGTCGACGTGGCATATGTGGTGGAGGGCGAGGCCTACGGCTTTCGGCTGGGGGCGTATGACCGGAGCAGAACGCTGGTGATCGATCCTCTCATCACCGCCACCTTCCTGGGAGGAAGTGTAAGTAGTGGTGAGATAGAGATGGAAGGTGGAGGGGATGCCGCCTTTGCGCTCGCCCTGGATAGCACAGGCCAGGTCTACGTGGCGGGGAAGACGTCCTCCGCAAACTTTCCAGGCGTCGGTCCAGGGTCGGCGGATTCCGCCTTTGCTGGTTTGGCCGGAGCCTTTGTCGTCAAGCTGGATGCCGAGCTGAGTGAGATCCTGGCCGCCACCTTCCTGGAAGGAAGCGTGGGTTATCTGGGGATAGCCCCTCTTTCTAACGTGGAGCCCACTGCTCATCCTCCACATGCTACCCTGGCCCTCGATGGCATGGGCGGCGTCTACGTGGCGGGGACGACATCCTCCGCAAACTTTCCCGGCGTCAGTCGAGAGTCGGCCGATAACACGTTTGCTGGTTTAACCGAAGCCTTTGTCGTCAAGCTGAATGCCGATCTCAGTGCCATCTTGGCTGCCACCTTCCTGGGAGGAAGTGGAGACGAAGGTGTTTCGGCCCTCGTATTGGATGGCACAGGGAAGGTGTACGTGGCGGGGGGGACAACCTCAGCGGATTTTCCCGGAGTGGGTGCCGGGTCGGCCGATCCCACCTTTGCTGGTCCTAATGAGGCCTTTGTCGCCAAACTTGACGCCGATCTCGGGGCAGTCCGGGCCACCTTCCTGGGAGGAAGTAATCTCGACGGAGAGTTTGGTTTCGACTTTGCGTCGGCCCTCGCTCTGGATGGCAAGGGCCATGTCTACGTAGCGGGGACGACAGCCTCGGCCGACTTTCCTGGGGTCGGTTCGGGGTCGGCCGATTCCACCTTTGCTGGTCTCAGCGAAGCCTTTGTCGTCAAGCTGGATGCCGATCTCAAGACCATCCTGGCCGCCACCTTCCTGGGAGGAAGCAGTTCGGGTAATTCGCTGGGAGGATTTGGAAGCGATACCGCTTTCGCCCTCGCTCTGGATGGCAATGGCCAGGTCTACGTGGCGGGGGCGACATCCTCGTGGGACTTTCCCGGGGTCGGGCCCGGATCGGCCGATCCCTCCTCGGATCTCCCCCTGCCCCCGAGCCCCTGCCCGCCCCCTTTAGTGTGCCCCGGGGGCCCCGCCCTCCTTGGGCCCGAAGCTTTCGAAGGCTTTATCGCCAAGCTGGATGTCAATCTCAGTGCCATCCTGGCCGCCACCTTCCTGGGAGGAAGTGGAAGTGATGCGGTTCTTGCCCTTGCCCTGGATCCCATAGGCCGCGTCTATGTGGCGGGTAGGACAAACTCATCGGTGTTTCCCGGGATCAGTCAGGGATCAATCGATCCCTTTGCTGACTCAGAGGATGCCTTTGTCGCCAAGCTAGATCTCAATCTCAGTGCCGTCCTGGCTGCCACCTTCCTGGGAGGAAGTAGCGCTGATGCGGCTTTTGCCCTCGCCCTGGCTCCCACGGGCCACGTCTACGTGGCGGGGGCGACAGCCTCGGCGGACTTTCCTGGGGTCGGTGCCGGGTCGGCCGATCCCAGCTTTGCTATGGATACTTCTTTTTTCATCCATCCGAATATCGCCCACGAAGCCTTTGTGGCCAAGATTTTGGCCAAGGATTTGGACGGCAAGGTCGGTCCGCTGGGCGGCGAGATCGTGGATTCACTCGTCCCCATGCCACCCGGTCCTCCACCCGTGTTTCGTGTGGGCCCGGATGTGTTGCCGATGGAGGTCGGTGTCTTCATCGACGTGATTCCCGACCCCGATGTCTCGGCCCCCCCTGGGTTCCTCGGACCGGCCAGCCGCTTCGTGGACTTCACCCTCGATCCCAACCCAAGCCCGCTGCCAGCCCCGGGCGCGACGATTGTGCTGCCGCTGGCCTTTTCCCTTCCAGCCGCGACCCCGCTGCGCCTGTTCAAGTTCGCTCCCCCCAGCTCCCTGAGCGCCACGCTCGTCGTCGGCACGGTCGATGCGGGCGGCACGACCGCCACCTTCAACGGCATCACCGAGTTCTCCGTATTCGTCGCCTTTCAGGCCGCCAACCATCCTCCCGTCGCCAATGCTGGCGCGGACCAAGTGGTCTCGGCAGGCGTCGGCTGCCTGGCAACGGAGACCTTGGACGGGACGGGTTCAAGCGATGCGGATGGCGACAGGCTGACGTTTACCTGGACCGGCTCATTTGGCACAGTCGGCGGCCCTACCCCAACGGTCACCTTGCCTCTGGGGATACATGTCATCACACTCACGGTCGATGACGGCCATGGCGGGACAGACGCCGACACAGTCGCCGTGACGGTAGTCGACACGACGCCGCCGAGCATCGGCACTGTGACCGCCAACCCTAATGTCCTCTGGCCCCCCAACCACAGGATGGTGCCTATCGCCGTATCCGTATCGGTGTCGGATGTCTGCGATGCAGCACCGACCTGTCAGATCATCTCGGTCAGTAGCAGTGAGCCCGACGCTGGTCTGGGGGACGGCGACACCTCGCCGGACTGGGAGGTGACCGGGGCCCTAACGGTGAACTTGAGGGCGGAGCGCTCGGGCAAGGGGGGCGGGCGCGTATACACCATAATCGTCCAGTGCACCGACACCTCGGGCAATAGCGTCATGAAAAGCGTGACGGCGACTGCACCACACGATCAGCGACGCAAGTGACCATGGAAAATGTTGGCTTTAGACCGCTGTACATTGATCTCTCCGAGCGGCCAAGTGTCGAGAGCGGGGAGATCTCCGAAGGCGTCGAGTTCTGGAGGGAGGTTCGACGCAGGAGGAAGGCCAGGGCCCGCTGATGGCCCGCTACATGACGGCGCTCAGCATGCCGTCGCCGTCGAACCAGTGGCCGAAGGGCTGGCCGCCTACGTCATTCTGAGCCGGGCCGTTCCGGTAGAGCGTGCCGGTAAGGCGGTCGGGGAATCGCCCCTCGATCTCCTCGATCGGGTAGTCCCACTCCAAATATCGCGACTCTTGCAAGCTCCGTTGTCCGTCGCGGCGCCGGTGTCACGCGTGAAGCTCGACCACATCCCCGTCCGCTACCGGGTGCTCGCGCCCAACCTGTTGTCCGTCAAACCCGGCGTTGCCCCAGACGCGGGCGTACTTGAGCGAGCGCGCGAGCTCCTTGTGCACGAGCCGCGCCACGTCTTCCACGGTCTGACCGCGGCGCAGGGTGAACGGCCGGTCCCGAGCAGGCGAGCGGCCTGGCGCCTTGGTGTAGACGCGCACAATACCCAGGTGGCTGAAGAGCCAGGGGCCGATCGCGCCCAGGCCCCGCCCGGTGGTCGCCGACACGGCCAGGGCAGGATAGCGAAGCCCGGAGAGCTCTAGGAACGCCCGGAGCTCGGCCTCCACGTCGGCAATGCGGTCCACCTTGTTGACAAGGAGCAGCGCGGGAAGCCGGAGGGCGAAGGGATCCTCGTCGCCCTCGGCTCCTGCTCCGGCGGACTCGTTGGCCGCCTCCCAGCGCTCGGTGAGCGTCACTCGCCGCTCGCGCAGGACGGCGTGCACCGCCTCGACCTGCTCCACGCACGCCGAGTCGGCGAGGTCCACGACCAGGAGAGCCGCGTCCGCCGTCCCGAGCGTGCTCGCCAGCCACGGGAGCGGGTGCTCGGGCGAGACGGCTGGAAGGTCCACGAGCTGGAAACAGATGTCCTCGTGGGGCATCATCCCCGGCCCGGGATACTTGGTCGTGAACGGATACGCCGCGGCCTGGGCCCCGGAGCCCGTGAGCCGCGTATGCAGCGACGACTTGCCCGCGTTCGGCGGGCCGAGCAACGCGATCTGCGCCGCGCCCTCGGGGCCGATCACCAGCGCCGGGCCGCCCCGGGCCCCGCCCTTCTTGGGCCGCTCGAGCTCCTCGGACAGCTCCTTGATCCGCCGCTTGAGGTCGCCCTGGAGATGGTCCGTCCCCTTGTGCTTGGGGATCACGCGAAGCATCTCCCGGAGCCACTCGAGCCGTTCCTTCGGGTCGCGTGCCTTACGGAACGCGGCCTCCGCGGCCTTGTACTCGGGGGTCAGGTTGGCAGGCATAGTATCGGCGCCGAAGCCAGCCTCCCCGCGCCGCTCTCAGCGAGCACGCGCGACAGGCTCATTGTACCCGCGCCGGCCGGGCTCCGCTTGGGCATGGCGCGAGGCCAGGGTGAGGCGACCCTTTGTTACGGTGAATCACTTTCGCTACAATCTTATACAGATGTGCGCGCTTACGCAGAAAGGCAGGAGGCAGCCAAGATGCCAACGAAGCCCACGACCAAACGGGTTCCTGTGGCTCTAGAAGCCCCCCTATATGAGACGCTGGCGACGGTGGCCGATCGCGATGGGGTCTCCATGTCGCAGAAGGCTCGCGACCTGATCCACCACGCCCTTGAGATCGAGGAGGACGAAGCCTTCGAGACACTCGTCCGGGGCCGGATGCGCCGGGGCGGGAAGTTCATTCCGCACGAAGCGTTGTGGAGGGAGGTTCGACGCAGGAGGAAGGCCCGGGCCCGCTGATGGCCCGCTACGAGGTCAATTACTTCGACGAGGTTCTTGAGGACGACATCCCCGATATCCCGGCGAACGTCCAGGACCGGATCGAGCGGGCGATTGAGGAGAGGCTCAAGACGGCCCCCGAGAAGTACGGCGAGCGGCTCCGAAAGTCCCTGATCGGCCTCTGGAAGATCCGGTCGGGGATTATCGCATCATCTACACGATCGACGACAAGACCCGGTCTGTGAGCGTGTGGGCCATCGGCCACCGGCGGCTCGTCTATGACCTGATGGGGCGGCGGTGGCTACGCAGGTAGCGCCGCCGGCCTGGGAAAGCGGTCATAAAGCGGTCATCCTGTCTGTCTCACGCGCTCAGCTAACTACTTAGAGGGCCCTCCACTCGAGTTTCGTATATACTGAAGTATGTTGGAGTGGGACGCGCGGAAGGCCGCGGTCAACCGCACCAAGCACGGGGTCTCGTTTGAAGAGGCGGCGACCGTGTTCGGCGATCCGGATGCCCTGGACGGCCCAGATCTGCGTCACTCCGAGAAGGAGTCACGATTCCTGCGACTGGGCCGCGCGGCGACGGGCCCCGTGCTCATCGTGGCCTATACCGTTAGGAGGCGAGACGATGGCGAAAGTATCCGCATCATCAGCGCGCGCCGGGCGAGCCGGAAAGAGCGGGCGGCCTATGCGGCGGCGTCCCGGGATTGACTTCTCCGACATCCCGGAGACTTCCCCCGCCCAGCTCCGAGCGATGCGCCGCGTGGGGCGGCCCCCCTTGGGGGCTGAGGCCAGGCGACTGATCGCCATTCGGATCGATCCCCAGGTCCTCGACGCCGTGCGGCGGGAGGCCAAGCGGCGAGGGTTGGGCTACCAGTCCCTCATCAACGATGTGCTCACGAGGCATGTCGCACGGGAGCGGAGCGCCTAAATCCCTGAATACGACCTGCATACCGGGGAGCTAGTTTACAGGGATGACGTCGGGAACGAGGTCAGGAGGCAAAAGTTCCTCTGGGCGTCGAGTGGGCGTCGAGTGAGATCGGCCTCACCGGGTCGTGATTGTCGGGAGCAAGCGGCTGCTTCGGCGGCGGGAGCCAGCGGGTGACGCCGCGGACGGGGCGCCCCACGGCGCGCAGCGCACCGCGTAAACACCGCCGTGCTACGAGGTGTCGCCAGAAGCAGTGTGCAAGCTCGTGCTTGGCGGGAGCGAGCACCGTGGGGCTGTCCGCGGCGGCAGGACCCGCTGGCGCCCGGGATCAATCTCGAGCTTCATGGATAATCTGGGCTAAAACGAATACCGGAGCGACGCGCGGACGACGCTCCCGAGCGGGAGGCTGCCGAACTCGCTCCGCGGCGAGCCGTAGAAGAAGTCGAGGGTGAGTACCCCTTCCAGGTCACGCGCCAGCCGGTAGCGCGCCTCGCCGCTCAGCGTTCCGCTCCCGTCCTGAAGGTTCAGGAGGAGAAACCCCGACAGCGCGAGCTCGCTGCCCGGCGGCAGAGACCCGCTCGCCCTGACGAAGGCATAGTGCTGGCCGCTCTCGCCCGGCGTCAGGAGCTGATTCGCACGCAACAGGAAGATCCGCGGGAGATCGGGCGGGCCGGAGACACGCGCGTTCCCGCCGTCCTGAAAGCTCCGGGCCAGGCTGAGCCCGTCGAAGACGGTCTCCCGCTCCCGCCCGGTCAGCCCGTCACCGTTGTAGAAGTACTCCGCGATCAGGTTCACGCCGCTCGGAAAGGTGTACTGGGCGCCGAGGAGGGTTTCGCCGACCAGCCGGTGGAGCCGCCGCTCTTGCCAGAGCGGCACAGGCACGGCTCCGGGCCGGCCGCTCGGGGCAACGAAGGCTGGCAGCTCTCTCGATCGCATGCGTCGGAGGATCCCCTCGAAGTGAAGCTCCAGCGCGTCCCCGAAGACCCGCGCGAGCGAGACCCCGCCCTGCCATTCGCGGCCCCGGTAGAGATAGAGCGCGACGTCAGTGCCGGCAACGAGGTCGCTCCCGCGGGCCCAGAACTGCTCCACGGTATTCGAGACCCCCTCGGTATCGAGGCCGTCCAGCTCGGGAGCGTAGACGACCGCCAGGCCGCGCCGTCCCGCCCTCGCCTCTGCCCTGACGAGGTAGTGGCCGCGGCGGTGGTCCCGCTGCTCCTTGGGATCCTGGCTGAGCGCGGCCGCCGCACGGGTCCGAAAGAAGTCAACCGGATTCCAGGCATACCCGACTCCCTCCCGAACCCGTTCCTTTCCGACCTCGATCAGGAGATGGGGAGACATCCGGTAGACCACGTAGGCATCCTCCAGAATGTTGTCCACGCCGTCGCCGTGTTCGGTGATCGTCCCGATGGCCCGGTTTACGAGCGCGAAGTCGAGCGCCGGATGCGGACCCGCGTCGAGCCTGAGATCGAGGACACCCTGGCCGATCCCGGAAGCAACATCGAAGAGCCGGCCGCCGGGGTTCAGCAGGCTGCGCTCGTTGGAAGCCTGGTATGCGCCATCGAGCCTGAGGGTGCCCCCCCACGACCAGTCGAGGGCCAGCGCGGCGGGCGCCCACAGGAGGAGTGCGAGAACCACGCCAACGGCACAGAACACATTCAGCGGAGGAATTTGAGGTAGGTGGGGTGGAAGATCTCGTCCCTCAGCGATTCCAGCCGCAGCTTGGAGTAGATCATCCGCGAGAGCGCGTCAGCCCGCACCGCGTCGCGGATCTGAACCTCCGTCGGTCGGAGAGCGCCAAGCACCTCCCGATACCGCGTGTAGCGGGCGGTTTTCAGGAGAAGGCCCGTGATGGCATAAAACTCGGCCTTCACCGGGAGAAACGTCTCGCGCTCGACCCAGTAGCGGATCCGGTGGTAGGTGGCCCCTTCCACCACCCCGCGCAGCTCCAGGACGTGGCAGGCGCGTCCCTCGACCTGATCGTCACCGTCGAGGGCCGGGACGTAGTCGCCCCCGAAGTTCACCCGCATCACGTCGGCGTGGGAGACATCGCCGAGGAGGCGCTGCTGGGGCGAGATCCTGAGCGGCCGGTCGGTGGCCGGGAGGTACACCCAGAGGTTGGGGCCCACCATCAGAAGGATCTTCCCGCGGTCAGCCGGCGGGAACACAAACCTGGCCAGGCTCTTGTCCGGCAGCTTCACGGACGCCGCCAGTCGCGCGTTGGGCTCCTGCTCGGTCCCGGTTGGAGTGACAATGGCCAGCTCGAAGGAGAACGACGGCCCGGGGGCCCTGATCCGGTCCGCCTGCCTGACGATCTCGGCCGCGGTCAGGGCGGCCGCGGGGTCAAGGCCGGCCGGGCAGACCAGCGCGGCGACAACGCCACCCAGGACCCGGGCCCAGCCGACGGAACGCTTCACGGCCCGAGAACCCGTCCATCCTGCACGCGCACGACCCGGCCGGCGCGCCTGACAAGACCCGGATCGTGGGTCGCCATGACGAACGTCGTGCCCCGGTCTCGTCGAGCCTCCTCCAGGAGATCGATGATGGCCTCGCCCGTTCGAGAGTCCAGGTTGGCGGTCGGCTCATCGGCCAGGATCAGCCGGGCGCTGGTGACCAAGGCGCGCGCGATCGCCACCCGCTGCTGCTGGCCACCGGAGAGCTGGTCCGGGCGGTGACGGGCGTGAGCCGCCAACCCCACGCGCTCCAGAGCCTCCTCGACCCGGCGTCGCCGCGTCGCGCGCGCGACCGCCTGGAAGAGCAGCGGGTACTCGACGTTCTCGTACGCCGTCAGCACCGGGAGCAGGCTGAAGAACTGAAAGACGAAGCCGACCGTCCCCGCCCGAAAGCGCGCCAGCCCGTGCGGAGACAGGGTGGCGAGGCGCTGCCCGTCCACGGTGATCTCGCCAGAATCGGGCCGGTCGAGGCCTCCGATCAGGTGGAGGAGCGTCGATTTCCCGCTCCCCGAGGGGCCGACGACGGCCGCGAACTCACCCCGGCCCACCTCCAGCGAGATCCCCCTGAGCGCGGGGACGAGCGTGCGGCCCAGCCGGTAGGTTTTGACGATGTCCCGGACCGCGACGTGCGGCATCGCGCCTCAGGTGTAGCGAAGGGCCGCCGCCACGCGCATCCGCGAGGCCCGCAGCGCGGGGTAGAGGCTGGAAACGAGCGCGGTCAGCACCGACGAGGCAAAGGTGAGGAGCAGCACGCGGGGAACGACGTTGAGAAACACGACGTAGCCTCTGGAGGCCCCGGGCGGCGGCGCCATGGCGATCCCGCCGAGGGCGTTCATCAGATGGCAGGTGCCGACGCCGGCCACGGTGCCGAGCGCTGCCCCGACCAGGCCGACGAGCAGCCCCTCGAGGAGGAAGAGCTCCGCCACGACGGGACGGCCGACTCCGAGCGCCATGAGCGTCCCGATCTCCCGCGTCCGCTCGAAGATCGCCATCAGCATCGTGTTCAGGATGCTCAAGACGACGATGAGGGCGATGACGACTCGGACGAACCGGTACATCCCTTCGTAGACCC
This DNA window, taken from Candidatus Rokuibacteriota bacterium, encodes the following:
- a CDS encoding ABC transporter ATP-binding protein, which translates into the protein MPHVAVRDIVKTYRLGRTLVPALRGISLEVGRGEFAAVVGPSGSGKSTLLHLIGGLDRPDSGEITVDGQRLATLSPHGLARFRAGTVGFVFQFFSLLPVLTAYENVEYPLLFQAVARATRRRRVEEALERVGLAAHARHRPDQLSGGQQQRVAIARALVTSARLILADEPTANLDSRTGEAIIDLLEEARRDRGTTFVMATHDPGLVRRAGRVVRVQDGRVLGP
- a CDS encoding type II toxin-antitoxin system RelE/ParE family toxin — translated: MEDPVGDYRIIYTIDDKTRSVSVWAIGHRRLVYDLMGRRWLRR
- a CDS encoding TGS domain-containing protein; the protein is MPANLTPEYKAAEAAFRKARDPKERLEWLREMLRVIPKHKGTDHLQGDLKRRIKELSEELERPKKGGARGGPALVIGPEGAAQIALLGPPNAGKSSLHTRLTGSGAQAAAYPFTTKYPGPGMMPHEDICFQLVDLPAVSPEHPLPWLASTLGTADAALLVVDLADSACVEQVEAVHAVLRERRVTLTERWEAANESAGAGAEGDEDPFALRLPALLLVNKVDRIADVEAELRAFLELSGLRYPALAVSATTGRGLGAIGPWLFSHLGIVRVYTKAPGRSPARDRPFTLRRGQTVEDVARLVHKELARSLKYARVWGNAGFDGQQVGREHPVADGDVVELHA
- a CDS encoding BrnA antitoxin family protein, producing MRRRPGIDFSDIPETSPAQLRAMRRVGRPPLGAEARRLIAIRIDPQVLDAVRREAKRRGLGYQSLINDVLTRHVARERSA
- a CDS encoding BrnT family toxin, whose amino-acid sequence is MLEWDARKAAVNRTKHGVSFEEAATVFGDPDALDGPDLRHSEKESRFLRLGRAATGPVLIVAYTVRRRDDGESIRIISARRASRKERAAYAAASRD
- a CDS encoding carotenoid oxygenase family protein, translated to MQESRYLEWDYPIEEIEGRFPDRLTGTLYRNGPAQNDVGGQPFGHWFDGDGMLSAVM
- a CDS encoding outer membrane lipoprotein-sorting protein; its protein translation is MKRSVGWARVLGGVVAALVCPAGLDPAAALTAAEIVRQADRIRAPGPSFSFELAIVTPTGTEQEPNARLAASVKLPDKSLARFVFPPADRGKILLMVGPNLWVYLPATDRPLRISPQQRLLGDVSHADVMRVNFGGDYVPALDGDDQVEGRACHVLELRGVVEGATYHRIRYWVERETFLPVKAEFYAITGLLLKTARYTRYREVLGALRPTEVQIRDAVRADALSRMIYSKLRLESLRDEIFHPTYLKFLR